TCTTTGGCCTGCCACAGAGGCGCACGAACAgatgtttcttctctttcttgctctctgtctccgcgctcccCGTGGTCTGCTCGTTCGGGCTCTCTTGGCTCGGTATCTGCCCACCCCTCCGCGCGTTCGTcacgtctcgcgcctcgttcttcttcctcctgttcctccGGTTTCTGCGACTCAGAtgctggctcttctctccattcttCTGTCGACAGCCGCGCCTCCTGTCTTCTTGCGCCAAGAGTCCCCTCAGCGAAAGGTTTTTCtgccccgccgcctcgctcgccctcttcttggGCAACtcgccgcggagacgctggcTCTCCTAAAGGCGTTTCGAAGGCCACGGTaaagcgacgagaagaaaggcgaaatCCGAGAAGAGTGGAGCGTCTCGTGAAGCCTTCACCAGACAGCTGCGGTGCTGGGTCGTGCGCCCACGTTCCTTCTCACAGGACGAAAGCACACACGCCACAAAGAATCagacgagggaaggaagcagacgaagaaggtcGAAGCAGAGAGTTGCCGCACGCGTCCGTGAAAAGCCGTGTCGGCTGCGGGGCCGTTCCCTCTTTGACTCTTCGAGAAAAAGGAGTGCCAAGAAGCGAAGTGCTGGTGGgacggaagacagaaagcacAGACaaggaacagaggaagaagaggctgaaCAGTCGAGGAGCGCAGGATCCGAGCTCCACCAACAGGCGTGTCTCTTCACTCTGTTCTTTTCGCCCTGTGCGAGACGCCACAAACGCCCGTTCACGCGCCttgaagagaggagacaaagagcaagagaggcgaagaatgAGCGACCAGGAACAAGGCAGAATGTCTGTGCTGCAAATGAGAGCCACGAGCTGCGAcagtctcctctttccgtcccGCCCGGTTCTAACGAGTGGCTCGGTGGTGAAAACGGCTAGAGAAGCGCACACAGCACAGGCAGACGGTGATCCGGAAccagacggaagaggaagcccccggcaaagacggagagcgaagagtTGCGTCTGGCGACTTTGTGTCTTCCCGCGTTCCGCTGCCTTCCACAAGGAAAGAGATAGCGGATCAACTTCGAAGAGGAccaagaaacaggaaggacACCACACAGACGCGAGGGAACCAATTTCGGGAAGACTGCTCCCACCGGTGGTGCCTGCAAGGAAAACCTGTCTTGGTTTTCCAGGACAACGGGGAACAGAcccagaaagaagagactcAGACAGGATCGAATCCCGATATCTCCCGTCCACACACAGCTACTGTAAAAGGAGCGCAGCCTTTCCCTTCAAGGTGGGCCGTAGTGCCAGGAATGATACGGCTCCTTATGAGCTGCAGCGCACAAGTCCTGTGATTTCAATTCCAGTGGGGGGCTGGGTGAAGAATAAAAAAAGCGGGTGGTCTTTCTTCGGGAACAGTTGTGCCTCTTGTTTCAAGCGGGGAGGGACGAAGCGACAGCCAGCGATGCAAGAACAGATTCGCTTTACTTGGTGAAAAAGGCGTCTGTCCAGGCGTACACATATACGCATGTATACATGCCTAAacatgtgtctctgtccctctaTCTCCATATCTGTCTATACACTCTATGTTGTCTGCTTTGCAGCCGACAGTCTTCAAGCCCCGCCGCAGCAGCGAACCGActgcttcccttctctcgtaAGCCTTCACGCTTTACGAAGAAACGAGTTGTTTTTTCAAATGGTGATCGTGCTCTACGAAAAGAGAGCAGCAAGCATTCAAACGGTATTCCACTGCAGCTGAAGGATGTAGATTGCATGCTACAAGCTGTGCTCGTTTCCAACTGCAGCGGGACATGTCCTCCCTTTCCGAGgcgtctgctctctcctcggccttTGCTTGCTTCGTCCGCTGCCTCTCGTTTCAGCTTCTGCTTGAATCGCCTTCGCGATTCTCTCCACGAGTCCGCTCTGATCTCCTGtgtgtccctctcctcgtttgTTCCGCAtgtgtttccgtcttctgcttctgctCGCCTTGGACAGAGTCGCGCTGTCTTGCGTCGATGTGTCTATGCGGCAGGCTGTTGAAAAATCCCGTCACAGCTCGGCTGTATTGTGCGCAACTCGCGCGTATGGAACAGTGCGCTcaagagaagcgacgcctCGTTATGGAGCTTAGAGAGCTGGAAGAGGTACAGACTttctttgtcctctctctccttttttaACTCTCCcggttcttttccttctttgcccAACCatctcatatatatacatatatacatatatgtatgtatgtatgtatgtatggatAGATaaatcatatatatatatatatatatatatatatatatatatatatacatgcacgAAATGTACGTCCGCATCCAAATTCAAAGTCCGCGAGTCTTCGGCCGGCTTCGGTGAACCATGTTTCCCCGGTTGTTCCTGTCTTCTTGCAGCTCAAAGAGTGCACGTTCAAGCCCAAACTCATTTCAACTCCTCTTCGATTTGCAGCCCGGAAGGCCTCCCGCCCTTCTGTGTATTCGACTGGTTCTTCCACCTCTTGTGCTTCCGACAAACTGCCCTCTCCTGTTTTGCAAGCTCCGCATGCACTTCCGGACATATCGTGTCGGCCCGagtcctcttcgttttcgtcatcaaccgtctttccttcggtttggtcctcctctcctttcggCTCGTCCTATGTTTCATCTTCGCCTGCCCTAGCCTTCCCCGTCCCCCCAGTGTCATCTTCTCCCTTGTTTGAGTGGTTTCCCAGagacgcgtctccctctttttcccctcgttgctcttctgcgcccttctctgtttcgccttcttcgtctttcaCCTACATGCCTTCCTTTCGTGCGTTCACCTTTTCTGCATCTGgccctgtttcttcctcttcaccaTCTGCCACGCAACAGGAAACCGAAACTGCAGCAGAGATCCCCCAGATGAATAGACTTCTGCTTTCGCATAAGAAACTAGACTTTCCCGTTACGAGCTCTCAGGATGTCCacctcgcttctcccgaTGGGCACATGCATCTGTCTCCACTTGGAGGAGAGCAGCAGGAGACCCACGAGAAAACGTAGTTGCAGGCGCAAGGCAGAAGGTCGAGACCCTTCTCGGTGGAGACCCGACAAAACGTTCGTTGACTGAAtcgggaaaagaagaaagaaaagacggaaaaatGCGGATTCAATGCGGCCTGCTTGAAGCTATCCTCTCCCCTTCATATTCTTCTCTCTACTGCCAGGGCCTGCAGGGAGAAACAAGTGAAACCGCCCGGCGAGCTTCTGCTGCCGCCACTGCCTCTCCTGCTCACTGTTCATCTTCTTTTCCCAGGCCCGCTTAGTCTTtatttcttctttcctctccttgaGTGCGCAGCAAGTGGAGATGTCTGtgcgttctttcctctcccgtgCAGAGCCCATGAGTCGCCCATCTTCGCGAcctctgcagagagcgacaccCCCCCTGCCTTAAAATTTCCCCTGCtttccagaaaaaaaaagaaagggaaaactATGCGGCGTCCGGGTTTTTGTCTCCCGGTTGTGCTTTGTTCTCCTCGAGTGCCGGCGGGAGCACACGGAGGTTATCTTCCTCAGTTACtgtcgctgcgtctcctccctgttctccatttgcttcctctccttttctgtctccattGGAGAACTGCGCTCCTCTTCTattcttctgtctcctctgttcaCCACGTGTGCTCTTCGGCGCCGATTTCGGCATCACCTAATGTTCTGTCTACCTCGctgccttcgttttcggcGCTCATCTCTCCTGCAAAAATTGCTTTTTCGCCCCATTCTCTCACACGTCCAGAGCGGACCAACGCGTTCCCTTCGGTTACAAACACATGCAGTGCAATCACGACCATGAAGTGTTTGAAGGTGCTGGCCTCGTGCCGCAATTCTTGCCGCACTGTCACGCGGCGCACTTCCTCACACATCCTAGAGAAGGATCCTCGAATGCGATCGTCAGCGCGTGCCTGTTTGCATCAGCAGCTGGATTGACAGGCGACAGATATCCTATAGAGGCTTCCGGAGAACGCGCACGATTCCCGACTGTCCGTAACTCACCGCCGGTTCCCCCCTGGTCCCGAAACAGCACTCTTCCCCGCACGTGCCTGTGTCCCTCGCTGTGTGTTAGAGCCTTCCCCGCACGTGCCTGTGTCCCTCGCTGTGTGTTAGAGCCTTCCCCGCACGTGCCTGTGTCCCTCGCTGTGTGTTAGAGCCTTCCCCGCACGTGCCTGTGTCGGCAGTCCCTGAGTCTCGAGACCGCTTCGTTGGATTTGCTGGACCTTCAAGAACGCCACAGATAGCATACGTCAACGGCTGCAGTGCTCCCGGAACCGCCAGAAAAGGTTCCAGGCGGGAGCGACGCTCCGTCCTCGCATGGGGCCGTCCGCTTTTCAGTTCTCCAAGCATGTTTTTGGCTAGACACTTGCGAGTTTGACCGGACGCCGGGCTCTGCCTATTCTCCCACCCACGTACTCCGTTTCccggcttctcgctctttgttACTGCCGCACGTGCACGGTGTTGTCTAGAAATCAGGACGCCTGTGGAAGCTCCGCGTGATCGCTGAGAAGAGCACAAACACGCCAGACCCGCGCATCCACTTGGTGTTCACTCGCTCACGGGTTGACCGTGGCAGGAAGCCCACAAACAGGAAAACCACGCCACAAGAAAGCAGCGCTAGAACTCCAGGGATCCTCACAGAGCGACGGAGGGGCGGCGGTCTTGTGTGTAgctcttttctgtgcagAGGGGAGGGAACTGGAGTGGGAACACGGCTGATCGGCGAGAGTTTGAGCGAGGGTTTGGCGTGGCGGGTTTGCCAGGCGCAGATGCGGAAAGTGCTAATGGATGCCTCGCATATCTgtttcggcttcttcgcgaaGTCTTTGTAGCAAGGGAAATCCGGAGAAAACGGTGCCGTGCGCGAGGTTTCGCCGCATGCatttctttgtcttttcgaAAGCGGGCGTGTGCGTGGGGGTGCTCAGCAAAACGGAAGACAAACCTACACACCACTCTATATCCACGCCGCTCGGGGGCGCCGCCTGGGGAAAAAACTTGCCTCTATGGTGTATTCGAGCGCAAAAGAGTCTTCGGTCTCAGTGCTGCCTTTGCGTTCCCTCACAAATCTGGCACCTTttgagcgagagaaacaggatTCAGGAACGTGGCTCTCAACGCCAAGTGTTGCTGAGGTCGTCCCATCCGCGCATGTGCCAAAAGTGGCCGAGCCTGCTTGCAGtgttgtctccgttttttcgcttcaGCGACTCCGGTTCCCCTCGTTGCGCGCTTCCCTGTTCTgctgttcctttctcctgcctATCTCGAGTTTCCGTGTCCGACCGCTTGCAcgtttcctgcgtctttGCGAGTTGTcgagagcagaaggcgcaCGGTCCGTTTGCAGCCAAAAGATACATGTGCAAACACATGCTTTCTGTCTGTTCTTTGCGGCTTTGTCATCGGAAAGTTCAACGGCAACTAACTTTCTGTGTttgttcctctttttgccACAGAACCAAAACCCGTTTTTTCCGAGGCGTCGTCCCGTCCACCTGTGACTCGAACTCAGCTTGTGTCGCtgctctctgtgtgcctctctgcttgcTTTCTCCAGAGGCTCTCCACAGAGTGTTTCCAAACGCCTGACTGCGCTTTTCTCAAACAGACGCATGGCTTTTGTCCGAAAAAGTGGCTTCGGTTTGTTTCGCTGTGTGTTGACgtgcctccccccccccccccccccccccccgcccgGCGACGATCTGCGCTACAACTTTTTACTCATTACTTTCCGCTGGGCTGTCACCTGTTCCAACAGTTTCCTCCGAGTTCACGAGTGATCAACGCgtcgttgcatgcgctgaaTGTGCAAGCAAGCGGCACGCGGTCTGTCCAGCCTCCTCGTATtggtctcctgtctcgcgtgtctGTCTTCCGGTTTGTGTCCCTGGAGCAGACTGATGCTGCCACGAGAAATTGCGCACCCTCTCCCATATAAGCGATTCTGACTCAAGCTacaagaggcgcgaagcgccGTGCCTTTTCCCGTAcactcttctcttcgccgcggCGCTCCCTTCGCTGGGAACGGAGCACCAAGCCAGCgggttcttcttctcgacagACAACAAACTATCGAGACGCACGGGGGAACCTCTGGACAAAAAGAAACTTGAGAGGCTTGAGCGcaacgagagggaagagtAGAGGGTGCGAATCAAAGCGGATGTGACCCAGGCAGGCCGTGGAAGGACTGTCGAATGCGTCGGTGTGCCTGCGCGAGACGACGCgcaacgaagaaagaagtgGAAAGACTTCCTTGCGGAACGCAGGCCCTGCAAAGCGAATAGGCGTTCTTTTTCACAAAGCTTCGACAAAAAAGCTGCTACTTGGAGTCGACTCTCTGGTTTGCGCCAACTTCTACCGGATCCTCTCGCGTCACAACGTATTTAGGTAATTCTATCTTAGCTGTGTGTTGCGTTACCCAGTCTCCTCGTTTGCTCCGCCCTACGCACGTCTAGTGGTGTGCCTCTCTGAGCTCGTCAcctctgttcttttctgAAGTGTCTGCTTGTAAATACGGctccccgttctcttctccgcgcgcACGTCTGTCTTCCCACCTCTGCGCTGGAGACAATGGAaccgtctttctcgccgtccgaTTTGTCTGCCTCTGCTCCCCCGGGGggttccgcgtctccgccttcggACGACATTTTGGAGGTGAATTTCCGGTGCATCGATGGGCGAACCTTCTCGCTCGAGTTGCCCACCGACATCGACATCGCCGACGTCATCTCGCTCGTGGCAGACGAGGTAGACTGGCCGAGCAGCCGCGTGCGCCTCATCTACCACGGACGCAGCCTGACGACAGGCACGACTCTCCAGAGCTGTGATGTGAAGTCTGGGCACACGATCCACGTCGTGCGCCAgcaggcgcctgcgcagCCGGGGCCGGAGAACAGCCCGTCGAGCGCCGCTTCCTTGGGAGGCGAAGCGCACGCCTCGCAAGGCTCGAGCAGCTTAGGCGCCGGACTCCGCGCCGTCGTGGGCGGGGGTGTAACTGGTCCCCCTGGAGCCAGTGCAGGCGTTCTCGGTGCGGGCGCGCTTCCGGGCATGGTGCACGGGACCGGGACAGCGGGAACCTCAGCGCCGACGCCCATGTGGACGCCGATCTCCTTGCCCGGCGGCGGCACGATGATGGTTGGCCACATGCAGTTTCCTGCGCACATGGCCGTGAACGTTGCGCCGCAGCAGGTAGGCagagcgcgcgcggagaTGCGACAGACACCCGGGAGCgccgggagagaaacgagaggacaaaggcgacgagagcggagagcgagaagaggaacggaacGGTCGGAGGCCACGGGCGGgaaggccagagagagagcagagacaagggaagggcgagcagagaagacgagaggaatctagagagaggagaagagcgagacgcagggaaaggaaagggggaaggcgacagagaccgCCTCAGGACCGAGAGGAGCGAACAAGGtagagggggagaggggcgGATACgcacagaaaacacagaacgCAACCACGGGAAGccaggggaaaggagaatAAGATGAGAAACGCGACACCGCGAACCCagcaggggagagagagccttGAACTGCCGGGGTGATGCTGGGGAAGGAGCGAGGCAAGAGCagaggggaaacgagagagagagaaagattGATGACATAGACTGACTCCTGGTggcccttctctttcgtgcgCTTACGTCGGTTGTCGGAAACCATCGCGTGCTTGCTTGTTCcgcgctttttcctcttccagAGTGCGTCTCAACGCGGTTCGGGGAGTGTACCGGCCAGCGGGCCAGGTGCTCCACCGCATGCGGCTCATGGACCCAATTTCCTGGCGAACAGCATCAGCcaagctgtctccgcggtggcagcgtctgtttcttcggcggcgcatgcggcggcggccgccACGTCTGCGGCGCAGGCGGCGTCGAACGCCGTCGCAGCCTTTCGCGGGCGCCCTGTTCcggctttctctgctccAGTCGCCTCGTCGGATTCGAGAGGTTCTCTGGACAGACATGCAGCGGCGGGAGATGACACAGGCGGAGTGCAGGCTGCCTCGGACGGGAGCGGTCGACGGGGCTCGGCTTTCTCGGCAAGCGGGACAACTCGACCGGGAGCGTCTCGGGCGCTGGCGCTtggaggcgaaggcgtgatggaggagcgaggcggcgcggcttCCGGCGCCGCGCGGGACTcgcccttcgcgtctcctcttccccacGCAGTTCCGCGTGGATCAGgttctttgttttctgccacgctccgcggagacgaagcgtctggtgcagaggcgaggcctTCGGCGTCCTCAGGGACGCGAAGCAGCGCCCGCGTGGCGCGCGAAGACACCGCTGCGCCGGGTCTGGATGAAAGGTCGCCGCAGCCAGCGTTGTACGGCGCACTCGCGGGAGCTCTCGAGAGCGCCGCGCACAGGCTTCTTCGTGCGGCGGACCAGGTTAGACGGGAAGCGCGGTCCCACGGCGTCGGCCTTCCTGCCGAGGAGTCAGcatcgcctcgcgcgtcgaGCCCAACTCCGGCGCCGAATCGGCAGAGCAGCCGGCCTGAGGAGCAAGGAGCAGACTCGACCGTGTCTCCACGACCGACTGGCGAACGGGCGGAGGCccaggcgacgccgagaggccgcacgggcgagacggagacggtcACGCGTCCAGCGCTCCAAACGCCTCTGCTTCAGTTAAATCAACAACCAACCGTCATTCTCCCGGGGGGACTCACCGCCCACGTTCTCCCTGTGGCGGTCCATGTGTCCGTGGACCCGAGAAGCCGCagcgaagagggaagcgacaCTTCCGTCCTGGGGACTGCCCGGGGGAGCAGCGACGGCCAGACGCCCGAAGGCCTCGGGGGCCCAGCGATCGTGGGAATGGAGGCGGAGGGGAGGCCGAGCCGGTCCACTCGGCCTCGTGAGTTGATGATCACCCACGAGTTCGTTCAACGGCTGTTGCCTTGGCCAGAGCTGAGAGAGACTCTTGAGGTGAGCAAGATTTTAAGTGGACAGAAGCCGCACCCGTTGAGGCTTTGACGCGCTtggagggggagagagaaggagagagaagtgcaAGGTGTCGCCTCGCTCAGCCACAGCCGACTCGAACGCCGCGGAAGCGTATACGTCCCAGTGCGTGTCAGAGATAAGAACCGCGAATTCGGcgtgagaagaaaaggggcgCCGGAGACCACTCCCCGACGAATCCTGGCGACGTGTGGGGAGCAGGGAAGGCGTGTGCTTGCGATGCAAGCTGAGtcagacgagaggagagggagcaAAAGGAGCGTAGCTTCTGCGTTTGAGAATCCACAGTGGGGCGCTACGGCATTCCTGCCAGGGACCGTTGCGGAGGGACTGTCCACATCCGGAAAGACGCACGCTGGTTTTTTTCTGGCAGGGCCTTGATCCCTTCCGGAACCCgtcttttcgtgttttttgcCCACGCGCTCAGGTTATTCATCGAGAGCGCGGATGGGCTCCTGGAGAcctgccgcgcgtctccacgcagacgggcgcgccgccgcctctcagtatcttcctgccttcgttcgtctctgcgttGAATCTCGTCGCTGCCATGCTCCAGCAGTTCATGGGGTGGCAGCAGGGCGTCGCACAGGTAAGCGTTCGCGGAGGATCGATTTGCGCGACTTGGAACGGGAGGTACTTTTTCTGATTTCTTGGTTTTTGCTGTCGGAATCCACCGAGACGTCGACCAAAGAGCGTGcagtcttcctccgctttccaTGTGGCGGCTCATATCTCTACACCTCTTTGCCTGAGGATACCTCTGTGCTAGGACTCTCAACGCAGCCTTCCGCTGTACTTCACCGACCTGAGGTGAATTACACGGGTCTAGACTGGCACTGGCACACCAACGTGTCACGCCCGACCCATAGTGTACACGTACGCACGTTTACACACATctccccatatatatatatatatattaaaATGTGTTTATACTGTGCGGACAAGCACTTTGCGGCGAGCGTGTGCTCTTGTGCTTGGGTTCCTAGATGTCTGTGCCGACCGTGGGTCGGAGTGCGCTGGCTCTGGCCCGTCTCTCGGCGACAACTGccggtctctctgcgctgctGACGTCGATTTTCAATTCGATGGCGCGCCACGTGGACCAGAACGAGCTCGCAGAAGCAATGTCCTCGGATGCTTCTCCGGTGGAAGTCGGCCAAGAACGCCGGAGTCCCGGACAccccgcgccttctcggtctGGGCAGTCGCCCGTCCCTTCGCTCGAGACAGCGCAGGGAAGACGGTCGTCTCCGTTCGTCCCCCCCGCGTACGCGTCGGGCCGAGAAGATTCACGCACGTTGCTCGCCCCGCTTCATGCCGGCGAAGCCTCTCGGGGCCacggcagcggagacagaagacgcagagagagcgagagcgaggagtcGGAGAGTAGGGGTCGCCGAAGGGTCGAGACGGGCACAGTTGGCGGGCTGGGGCTGAGCgtcatgtgcatgcgtgacggaggcgagaaggaagacagggaacgcgaagaagatcTCGACGCCGGTTCCGCACGGCAGCAGcgggcagaagaggaggctgCAGCTTTCGCGGAAGGTAGGCCAGGGAGCCCAGGGAGGAATCAGGAACGCGTCAGCTAGCAacggacgagaaaaaagccTTTCCACGCGCACAGAGATATGCACACGGGCTGTAGGACCTCGCCAGTCGGACACACTCGTGCGGCCCGTTCCTCCGCCTCAGAGCGCCGCGTTGCGGCCACTGGTTGTGTCTTCCCACAACGGGGTctctcagcttcttctcgcaTCAACGTTCCGTGGCGCGCTTGTGTACAGCGTCTGTTTCTCGGCGggtttctcccgcctcgctgtccaTAATCTCCGTTGCCGTCAGTGGAACTGTCCTCAGTCATGGGCCAACTGTGGCTCAGCTCtgttctcgcgtctcgacgCCCCGTctcgtttcgcgtttttggCTCTGGGTTGTCCTCCACGGCTCTCGACGAGGTCGTGGCGGAGCGTCCGTTCCAAGCTCTCGGCCCCCTCGCTTCACTGCGTGGACGCTgtgtcttttccgtcttctcgtctctcttctgtttcgcccGCTAATGCTGTCCTTTCCTGTCCCCTGCCCCGCTCAGGCTCTTCCCTGCCGGTCTCGCCGTCGAGCagccgcgcgtcgccgcgggcctctgcgccttcggTCGTTTCTCTCACTTCCTCGAAcgcagcgacggcggggaGTAGCAGCTCCAGCACTGAAGCGCGGGACGCCCTCCTTGCGGCGGTCACGGCGGCAGGAGCCTCCTTGAACTCGTTCGGCGCATCTCCTCAGGGCGCGAGCAGCCTCGGTCAGTCGCCGACGAGCAACAGCCGATCTGCGCAGCCCGGTCTCATCGCGTTGGCCTCGGACCGCCGcaaagacgacggcgacagcttcccgtcttctgcctctctcttcgcggaGCCTGACGACCCCTCATCTGGAGAAGGCCGGGAAGCCGCGGCGCACGGGCGCGAGGTAGGGCGGGACGCAGTCTCGGCTGGCAGGGAAGGCGTCGAAGACGATTTAGGGCGGAGGGGCGTTCAGGGCCAGACACTGCCGGGAGGCCGAGACCGTCCCGCGGGTTCCTTACAAAaccttctcttttctctcggcggcgCTCAGACTTTGGATGTTCGCCAGGGGACTCAAGAGACGCGCGGAGCCGGCGGATTCGGTGTGCGCGGGGGGCCAGAAGGACGCGATACCacggaagaggacgaggcgatCGACGAGGAAGTCCGCACGCGACTCCAAATGTGGACTGGGAATGCCCAACAGTTTTCCAGAAACGTAAGAGGAAAACACAACAGCATGCGGCGTTTTGTTTATGCTGGACGGCCCTtcaggcgaagaagcaaatACCAGCGAAAATGCCGACGACCGTGTGTCGGGGAGACATCCGATCTTCGCCCTTGTCTTCATTTGTGCTTGGGGAACTGAACGTTCTGCAGAGGAAATAGGaactcctcttctcgtcgcgcCTCACTTGTCCTCCCGCCCCAGAGCTTCCCAGGCCGTCTGGTGCTCTGGGGCAAGCACTGCATGCGGGCGCGACTGTGGCGCGGCCGCTCTCCAAAGAAGCGCGACGAtttgcttcgttttcgtttgaTACTCTGGGGCGCTCTGTTTTGCAGGTTCTCGCATACGCCCGCCCGCATCCCTTCAGTTCCGCATACCGTTCAGGCGACGTCACGCAGAGCTCGTCAGTGCGGACTCCAGTTGGAGAAGCCGTCGAAAATgttctttcgctctcgtgAGTCAGCGGGATTCGGCGAGTCGCggctcttttgcctctctctcagtGCTCACGTGGATGGGACTGCGGCGGCATCCGGTTTCCGGGCCATCTCTACGCGGCCACCGGGGGGGGTGTCTAAGCGAGGGTAGCGCGTGGAGTGGGCGCCTGCAGATGTGCTGTCTCTCACCCCACACGCTTTCCTCGACGCGTTtagctgtctccgttttttgcGGCTCGCCCCTGCAGGTGGCATCGGGCGCTGAACCGCGTGAACGTCGGCGACGAGCCGCGTCCACCAGCTTCTCTGGCGCCTGGGTACTTGGCTCTCCTGATGCGCGAAGCGGCGACCTCTGCCCGCAACAACAACGACTTCGCGATGCAGCAGGAGCGCTTCCCTCACATTCGTTTGGCGCTTCAACTTCTGCAAGACGCCGAGCAGCCAGGAATTTAAAGCGGGAGTCGCCTAAAAATTGTCGGCCCAGGCGGTTTGTGATGGCCGCGAAAGGGAACGCCCTGTGACACGCCGGCGTCGCTGCTCCGAGATGACCTGTGCGAGGCCGTGTTCCTCGTTTTTGTGATTGTGGGTTCCCCGCGACGGCCCGGACCTCTCATGCCTCTCTCGGATCCGTCTTTCAGAAAACATCTGTGCCGGTGAAAGCTGATCGCCGGACGGATCTCGCCAAAGCACTcccgatgcatgcgcgaggcCTGCAAAGACCGCCGCGTACGCGCGAGATGCCGAGAACGCACTCAACATCACTGCCCCGAGAAAAGCTGGGTTCAGCCGGCACTCGCGACGACCATGTCCACTAACTCGAagctctttcgtctcttttccgtctgaCCGGCTGCATCTTTTTGTAGAGGACCGCCTGGCCCCGGGAGGGCGGAACTGCAAACGCCTGGCGTAACAGGCGCCGTTCCGCAAGTGGCTGGGACCGTCTTTTCTGTTCAAGCGTCCGACTAGCCTAAAGCAGTGTTTGGCCTTTCACGACGGGCAAAAGTGCGCATGTCTGGGGTTTAGCGGAAACTGCA
This sequence is a window from Neospora caninum Liverpool complete genome, chromosome V. Protein-coding genes within it:
- a CDS encoding putative ubiquitin family domain-containing protein, which gives rise to MEPSFSPSDLSASAPPGGSASPPSDDILEVNFRCIDGRTFSLELPTDIDIADVISLVADEVDWPSSRVRLIYHGRSLTTGTTLQSCDVKSGHTIHVVRQQAPAQPGPENSPSSAASLGGEAHASQGSSSLGAGLRAVVGGGVTGPPGASAGVLGAGALPGMVHGTGTAGTSAPTPMWTPISLPGGGTMMVGHMQFPAHMAVNVAPQQSASQRGSGSVPASGPVASSDSRGSLDRHAAAGDDTGGVQAASDGSGRRGSAFSASGTTRPGASRALALGGEGVMEERGGAASGAARDSPFASPLPHAVPRGSGSLFSATLRGDEASGAEARPSASSGTRSSARVAREDTAAPGLDERSPQPALYGALAGALESAAHRLLRAADQVRREARSHGVGLPAEESASPRASSPTPAPNRQSSRPEEQGADSTVSPRPTGERAEAQATPRGRTGETETVTRPALQTPLLQLNQQPTVILPGGLTAHVLPVAVHVSVDPRSRSEEGSDTSVLGTARGSSDGQTPEGLGGPAIVGMEAEGRPSRSTRPRELMITHEFVQRLLPWPELRETLEVIHRERGWAPGDLPRVSTQTGAPPPLSIFLPSFVSALNLVAAMLQQFMGWQQGVAQMSVPTVGRSALALARLSATTAGLSALLTSIFNSMARHVDQNELAEAMSSDASPVEVGQERRSPGHPAPSRSGQSPVPSLETAQGRRSSPFVPPAYASGREDSRTLLAPLHAGEASRGHGSGDRRRRESESEESESRGRRRVETGTVGGLGLSVMCMRDGGEKEDREREEDLDAGSARQQRAEEEAAAFAEGSSLPVSPSSSRASPRASAPSVVSLTSSNAATAGSSSSSTEARDALLAAVTAAGASLNSFGASPQGASSLGQSPTSNSRSAQPGLIALASDRRKDDGDSFPSSASLFAEPDDPSSGEGREAAAHGREVGRDAVSAGREGVEDDLGRRGVQGQTLPGGRDRPAGSLQNLLFSLGGAQTLDVRQGTQETRGAGGFGVRGGPEGRDTTEEDEAIDEEVRTRLQMWTGNAQQFSRNVLAYARPHPFSSAYRSGDVTQSSSVRTPVGEAVENVLSLSWHRALNRVNVGDEPRPPASLAPGYLALLMREAATSARNNNDFAMQQERFPHIRLALQLLQDAEQPGI